CAAGGTCCTGACTCTAACATCTTGCACATTCTGATCTCAGGATTTCTTTTCCAACCACTCAACAAGCACTGTTTTCACATCACCTAGTTTGTTTTCTCCTTCAAACTCTCCTGAATACACCCTAGGGCAAGAAACTAATCCATAAGCGATCAGTCCCACCTCTTGATGAGTTTTCATTTCTTGAAACCCCCCCACTAGTCCACTGGATCTGTCTAATATAAATCCCAATCTTTAGCTGTTGTCCAAATCAATGAAAAATTCTGATAAATTGATACCATTTTTTACATGCACTTCTATCTTCTTGATGAGCTGGAAAGAAGTAAAGCTATAGCCACTTGCTATGTCCCAAGCGAGTtatgggactcttggaatgttcaAAACCAGAATGTTATAGTTCACTGGTACATCTCTTACTCTAGAAAGCTTTATCCAATCTTTACAAGGACCCAGCCTCTTGGCACAGTTCACTGTAAGAGATGTGGTACGTTCTAATTACTTCAAGGTCCAAGTACATCAAATCTGGCTACCTTTGGCATATCAtgttccaatcacttcatggtCTGTGTATGTCCTCATGATCTGAATGTCTTAATACATTCAAAATGCTACAAGagtcctcctcttcttttttctcaCAGTGAAGCTTGAGTGCTTTGGTATGCCCTAATATGTCCATAAAGTTCCCACTGTGTATGTATCAAAATCTACAAAGTCAACCTGTTCATGCAGTCCAACGTGGCCCCAGGACACTGATGTGCCCCGTTCTTATCATTCAGCCCCCACACTCTATCTCAGTACAATTCAACATGAGAATCTCTTATATATAGCCAGCTTGGGTGTACATAAGCTATCCCTCAGGGACAGAGAGACAAATTTTTAGACCAACCTCCCCTCTTAGGGCCTTACCGTGCTGGGGAGCTGCAGCCCTGTGTTGCCCCCAGGCAGATAGCTGAGCATCTCATCATTGTAACTGGACTCCAGGCTAATGATTTCATCGATTACATCGTCAATCTGGGAGAAATACAGAAGAGCATTAGAAGAAGCTGGGGTAGGGGGAGCATGTGAGGGTCGTCTGCAGCCACTCACCTCCTTCTCTGAGCTAGACCCGATGGTGAGCAGCGCCATGGGGCTGTTGGGAGCACTGCTGGTGGGGCCAGGAGCGTGGGCAGCCTCGGGGGTGGGGAGCGGCTGGGCACTAGCACCCCCTGGTGGTGGGGTGAGGGCCTGGGAAGCCAGCTTGGGCCCAAGTGTGGTGGACAGGTACTGTTTCACCTGCTGTCGGCGCGCCTGCTGTAGATGATAGCGTGTTGGGTTCTCCAGATGGGTCTGCACCTGTGGAATGAAAGGGAGATGGGGTAGGAGGGAACAAGGCAGAACAGGGCTCAGAAAGAGCaactctgagccccagtttgccTCCCAGAAGTCATCTGTTTCTAGGCTCAGGATGGCAAGCCAGGCCCAGAATCTGAGaatcctcccccaacccccaaacaCTGGTAACTCTCCCCTAGGACCCAAACTCCCTCTCTCAGAGATCCTGCACAGCCCCCCAAGATCTACCCAAGGCTGGCAGACTCCTTCAGCTTCTGGAGCAGCTTGTCACAGTCCCCAAGACTCCCCACGTCTGCAAAGCCTCTGACCCCGCTTAACAAACCTGGGAACCACACACACGGCTTCCCAAGACACTCCAATGCCAAAGAACTCCTAATGCATCACCAGACACAAAGTGCTTCCTACTGAGTCACTTCACAGACTCCAGGGCACTCGTGCACCTCCATGGGCCACCAAGACATCCTATGGCCCCCAAGAACCCCTCACAACTCCACGGGAACACCTTGGAAACCCAAAGCACAGTGGGATACTAGCACAGCCCCCTTTTACCAGTACCCAAGACCCTCCTTTAGAGCCCCTAGGACCTCACCCCAAAGCCACCAGGGCCAATCCTCAGTCACCAGGAgcccctcccagggcctctggatATGGCCTTACCTTGAGCACCTCCCTGGGCACCTGAGCTGGGGGAGGACGACCCAGTGTGTGGCCCCCAGCAGAGACGCCAACCACAGAGATGGCGGGAGAGGCAGGTGCAGGACTAGGGAAGGAAGAGGCCTGTTCCCGACGCTCACGCCTCTCCTGTTCCTGGGCCTGGGCCCGCATTAGCTGCTGCCGCAGCAAGACCCGCGATGAAGAAGAGGACGACATGGCAGGGGTCCTGGAGCCCTCTGCAGAAGATGATGCAGAGAGTGTAGCTGGGGTGGCTGGGGTGGCCTGCAGTGATATTGGGAGGCTGTGGAATGGGAAATACGGGGCCACAGGTAAGCTAAAAGTCTCAGCCCCCAGCCTAAGGAGTCACAGGGGGATGGAGCAGACAAAAGAACCTGGCCTGTTCTCCACCTCCAGAGGCCACAACATAGTGGGGAGATACAGGAACCAGACCCAGTAGCCACACTCAGGGCTCACAGTCTGCTGGGGCAACTTTAGCCCTCAGTCCTTAGGGTGAAGCCAGGACTGGGGCCTGTTCTTATATTGAGCTATCACTGTTCAGCTCTGGGAGCAATTTAAAGGAGAGCTGAAAGAAACAGAATTAAGACTGTGGCACAGAAGGCTCCTAAGCTCTATTTCAGGCTGGACATACTCCCTGATCTCCTGGGGGCGGGCATCAGGCTTCCGGGCAACCGAAAGCCCTTCTTCCCTGCTTAGGCCTCTGGTCCCAGGAGCTAGTCAGTCTTGAAAAGGAGATTTCACAatcctctcttcctgcccctctTCCAGGTCCCCTCCCCTCTCTTAGAGCCCAGGCCCATGACTCAGCACATTTCGACTTCGCAAGCTTGGGGGGAAAGAAGACACCAGCAGGGGTTCTTAAAGGGCGAGGGGAGTGAATTCGTGGAGTTAGGAGGGAGGACGACCAGGGATTTGGGGAACGGCTCCACCCACTTGGGGGCTGGACTTAAGCACGCCACGCCCCGGGTCTGGGAACTCCAGGCACGCTgcaatttttatcatgaatggatgagCAGGTGGGGcgggaggaagcagaggagattTCCTCTGAGATACTGGAATCCTAGTTTGGCCTCCTGCTTTTTACATGTTCTTTCTGGTTCTTTTACTCTCTGAAAAGTTTAGGCTGGTGAGAGAATGGGCTGGGCTGGCACTGAGACCTCTGCCCATCAAGCGGGGATGGAGGTGCCTGAGGAATCGGGAGGGGAAGTCAGAGGAGACATACCTTGAGCGTAGCGATAGGGGCTGGCTTTTGAGCTCGTAGAAGCTGTCTGGATCAAGGACGTTTTCTAACTCGATGTCAGCAACAATCCCGGACTCCGGAAGCAAAGagttcaggctgagggtggggAAAAGGCAGGGGTAATGGTCAGTGATTGTATGCAGATATCATTCCcctcagacagacagacacacacacaaacgcacagagagagaacagaagcACACACCAGGAGGGAGGAGAACCGAGTGTGGCCTTCGCGTTCTGCCACTTTGCTAAAACCACCACCATGAATTCCCAGGtcttcttccctccccactctctTTTGCTCCGTGTTACCCATAGCTCCTTAAGATTCAAAATAATAAGCCTGGATCCCAGCTCCTCGATCTAACAATCACGTGTACAACCTGGGTTTcaggaaaatagaaatgaagaatttAGGAGTGACAATTCACTTTGAGGGATTCCTGATTCCGCATTCAGAGTTCACCCAGCCCCCACAGTCCCCCGCTGTTTTCCTAGCTGCTGAAGGTGAGCCCACGTTGGTCCAAGTAGGGTCATCCCTCTGCAGAACAGTCTATTGTAACACAAACTGAATGCACCACAAAGAGAACTGgggtagctgattcactttactgaaGGATCCACCGCTTTGCAAATGAGCCCCGCTCCCTCCCCACCAACCCTGCCCCAGCTAGAGTTTGTGGGATGCAAATAGGCATCCAAAAacaagatgggaataacagaggCTCCCCTCAGTCCAACAATCTGGATTTACAAGAGGGAGAATTTGGGCGGATGATCCgctttatataaacattttttcttggtcagaggagcctgcccAGCCCTCTCCAGTTTTTTGGATAAATCAAAACACAAACGCACCTCCAATACCAAAACCCGCTGACACACAAAATGAGAAGCCACGAACACACCTCCCCTTCAACTACTGCCACTACTGTGATGCTCTAAGCTGTTATAAAGACATCAGAAGATGGTTAATTGATATATGGAAAGGCTCCTACTCAACCCTCCATGCTGGGTGCAAGACCCTAGTGTGTGAGGGACATTAACGTATAGACAGATGGATATGCATCCTTGAATTTAATCAAAGATTTAGAATCCTGAAATTGTCATTGACTTCCCTTGACAAAAATTCTTGCCCCTCCCCAAGAATCtgtcttcctccctttcctcaccCACAGTTGGGGCCCTAAAACCACCCAGGAAGCCGGGAAGAGGAAGCTCAGGGAGCCGCTGAGCTCAGCACAATCCCAAGGCAGAAAGTAGGCAAAGCCCCCTCCCATGCTCACACATCCATTGCACAGAAGTTGGAAGAGGTGGGCACTGGGGCTGGGATAGGCAGGGTATACACAGAGAGGGCTGGGATTCCAGGCCCTCTGATGGAAGTGAGGCTAAGATGTCAGAGAAGATCCACCTAGGCAAGGATGGTGCAATTGGTGCTCATTCCAGCTCTAGGGTCAGATTCAAGATTGTCTCCAGGGCCAGAGAGACAGTCTGGAAaggtgagattaaaaaaaaaaaacaactgtctgTTTGTGTGTAGGGGTTGAAAAGGGCTGGCTGAGAGACTAGGGCAGGCAGCAGCAGGAACAAGACCCTCCTCTGGATTCCAAAATAAGGTCTGAGGCCTTCTCTGAGATAAGAGGTGGCACCATCTCCATTGCCTGTCTGTCTCCCATTTGAGCCCCTACAGGGGTGTTGGGAAGACGGCTTTTCCACTACCCAGCTGAATGGGTGGGCAGGTGAGGGGATTACTCTGATCAAGTCTTGACTAATGTTGCTTTTCTTgttcactcacacactcacaaggATGGTTCCACGCAGTATATTCGAGATACCCCCAAATCCCTCCAGAGTCATGTTATCCTCAAACACAGCCTCCAGCAACCAGCCACTGGGAGTAATTAAGCTCCCAAGACAGTACCTCTCTCTTCCAGGAGCCCTTCCCAGAGGGAATAAGTCCCTTCAATGTCCCCTCATACCCGACTCAAAGACCCCAAATTCAGCCTCTAGTCAGAGTCTCAGTACTCAAAGCTCAGCAACCCTAGACTAGTTTCTGGACACAACAGAATCAGCCCCTGTTAGACCTAGTCAAGAGGCCCCCCAAATCTGAACCAGGCCTCCCTTAATGCACTTCCATGACTCCTTTAAGCTTCAGTCCAAGCAAGCCACCGCCAGATTCCTTAGGTGCCCCCCCAAGTCGGGCGCCCAGACGTCCTCCAAGTCTAGCCCAAGGGCCTCCAATCACAGCCCTTGGCCCCCGCTGCCCCAAGATCAGGCCCCCAGGAACCCCAGTTAGCACTACCGGTCCCAGGCGGCCCCGCACCTGAGCAGCTGGGCTGAGTCGGCCGGCCTGCGGTCCTCCAACAACAGGAACACGGCTCGAGGGCCCTCCGCGCTGGCCTCTACGCCGTCCCGAGCTGGCTCGGCCGCATGAGACATGACGCCCGGCCCCGGGTGAGCCCTGCAAGGCCGGTCGGGCCTCGGCCCGGTCCCCCTAACAAATTAAGAGTACCCTCCCCCGCTCGCCACCGCCTCCTCCGCTAAGCCATGGAGCGAGCTCTGCGCGGGCGGACGGCGTCGGGGAGATGGGATGGGCCGTGAGTCATCTCCCGCCCAGAACGGACCAACAACCCCCTCAACCTAACCCCGGACGACCGCCCTCCTCCCCCtcgccctcctccccctcctcctcggGTTGGGGAAACTCCACAGGAAGTGACCGAACCACGGATAGACAGATAGCCGGGCCACGCCCTCCGGGTGAGGCGACCAATCATTGAGGGGTGATTCAAGGACCCGCCCTAAGCTACGCCTCCAAACTGCGAGAGAACTAGGTTCTGCAGGCCCTTATTCCGAGAAGGGGCCACGCCCTCAGAGACAGAGGCAAATCAATGAGAGGTAATTTGATTGAGGCACGCCTTCTCTTCACAAATTATCCCTCCGCAAGATATTAAGCCGCGCCTTGGGTCCTCTGCGCCTGCGTACTGATGGCCTGTCTGTGCGAGGAGGGTCTCCAGGCTATGCTTCTACCTGCGGAAACGCGCCCCCTCTAGGCCAATCTTCGTAATATTTGTTGCCTAAACCGTGCTGCCACCTTGATCTAGCGTTGCCTCCTCAGCCAAAGCCACAGCCTTGAGGCCTTGTTGTTTTGTCAGTAAGTTATGTTCGATTcttttgcgacgctatggactgtagccgccaggctcctctgtccatgagattttccaggcaataatactggagtgggtttctattcccttctccagccatcttcctgacccagggatcgaaccgaagcctcctacattggcaggcggattctttaccactgagccaccagggaagccctagccttGAGGCCTAGGTGGCTGTAATACATTGCCTGGAGGTGCACACCAGAAACCTCACCCTCTCGGTACCTAAAGTCCAGCCGCCCAGGTGGTCTTCCTAGAAGCCCTCCACCTACTCTATGTCATTTAGAGCGGTTGTTGTATTTGGTTGTTGTGCTTCCCAGTAGGTGCTTAGTAAATCCTTGacagatggatgaatgagtggaaTGATGGAAATGAAAACTGGTCCCTTCTGTGGATGACTTCTGGAATCataaagacctgggtttgaagatGGGCAAGGgacttcccctctctgagcctcagttttcctggcCTGTCAAATGGGGGGTCACAATACCTGTCTGGAAGGGTTATTATGAAGATTAGcactattatgaatagtgctggcAGGTTGTTTGACATACAATAATCTCTCCAAAATTTAATTGAGTCACTCCTTTGTGCACTGATTTAACAAAAATTTTTGAGCTCCTCTGTGTGCTGGATATATGCAAGCTGGCTTGCACACAGCAGAGAGTCCCACCCAGATCTTCAGATGCACAGTCAGCTCACAAAACATCCGGACCTGCAGCCCTCCTTTTATCCCTCCCAACGTCCCAAGACTATGCCCATCAGTTGGACCACTGGGAACTTCACTGGGGTCCCATTTGCTTTGCACCTTCCTGTACGGGCACCCTTATTTCCCAAGT
The nucleotide sequence above comes from Capricornis sumatraensis isolate serow.1 chromosome X, serow.2, whole genome shotgun sequence. Encoded proteins:
- the TFE3 gene encoding transcription factor E3 isoform X2 gives rise to the protein MSHAAEPARDGVEASAEGPRAVFLLLEDRRPADSAQLLSLNSLLPESGIVADIELENVLDPDSFYELKSQPLSLRSSLPISLQATPATPATLSASSSAEGSRTPAMSSSSSSRVLLRQQLMRAQAQEQERRERREQASSFPSPAPASPAISVVGVSAGGHTLGRPPPAQVPREVLKVQTHLENPTRYHLQQARRQQVKQYLSTTLGPKLASQALTPPPGGASAQPLPTPEAAHAPGPTSSAPNSPMALLTIGSSSEKEIDDVIDEIISLESSYNDEMLSYLPGGNTGLQLPSTLPVSGNLLDVYSNQSVATPAITVSNSCPAELPNIKREISETEAKALLKERQKKDNHNLIERRRRFNINDRIKELGTLIPKSSDPEMRWNKGTILKASVDYIRKLQKEQQRSKDLESRQRSLEQANRSLQLRIQELELQAQIHGLPVPPTPGLLSLAATSASDSLKPEQLDVEEEGRPGTAIFHAAGGLAQSAPHQQPPPPPSDALLDLHFPSDHLGDLGDPFHLGLEDILMEEEEGVVGGLSGGTLSPLRAASDPLLSSVSPAVSKASSRRSSFSMEEES
- the TFE3 gene encoding transcription factor E3 isoform X1, giving the protein MSHAAEPARDGVEASAEGPRAVFLLLEDRRPADSAQLLSLNSLLPESGIVADIELENVLDPDSFYELKSQPLSLRSSLPISLQATPATPATLSASSSAEGSRTPAMSSSSSSRVLLRQQLMRAQAQEQERRERREQASSFPSPAPASPAISVVGVSAGGHTLGRPPPAQVPREVLKVQTHLENPTRYHLQQARRQQVKQYLSTTLGPKLASQALTPPPGGASAQPLPTPEAAHAPGPTSSAPNSPMALLTIGSSSEKEVSGCRRPSHAPPTPASSNALLYFSQIDDVIDEIISLESSYNDEMLSYLPGGNTGLQLPSTLPVSGNLLDVYSNQSVATPAITVSNSCPAELPNIKREISETEAKALLKERQKKDNHNLIERRRRFNINDRIKELGTLIPKSSDPEMRWNKGTILKASVDYIRKLQKEQQRSKDLESRQRSLEQANRSLQLRIQELELQAQIHGLPVPPTPGLLSLAATSASDSLKPEQLDVEEEGRPGTAIFHAAGGLAQSAPHQQPPPPPSDALLDLHFPSDHLGDLGDPFHLGLEDILMEEEEGVVGGLSGGTLSPLRAASDPLLSSVSPAVSKASSRRSSFSMEEES